The following DNA comes from Anopheles coustani chromosome 2, idAnoCousDA_361_x.2, whole genome shotgun sequence.
GAGCATCCATGATCGATTGGCGGGGACGGAAAGCGGGCCAAGATATATCTTATGCCCGGGTCGGGACAAAGGGTTTTGTTGCCAATGGTTTCCGATCTATCAAGTTAAGTCCGAGAGCGGATGATGAATTTACGACGTCATGACATAAACCGGCAGTGATTAGTTTGAACTACACACTTACGTACACACACATCGATGTTGGGTTAATTCCGAGCATTGTAGGCGTGGGACCTCGAAACTCCACGATACCGTTACAGCGAATCCGAACAGCTGATGCGtcttatgtaaatcaataaCGATCGTCGATAGGAAATCGCGCGAACAGCTACACCCGAGATCCGTTGGTTCCCATCCAACCTAGTCTAGTGAAGCGGCACCCTACACTCTGTCTCTTGGTGATTTTCCGGATGGGAAGCGGGTTTGCTAATTCGCTCGACTTTCATGCGGCTGAACTTGTTTAAAGTGTTTCAGGTATGCATTCGATGTTTCCCGTGATTCCCATGCGTGTGATGATGGTATATCGATCAAAGTTCAAAACTGGAATCCACACAATGCAACGAGGGGTCGGTAGGGAGAATTCATTTTCCCTGTTCCACGCGACCGGTGATTTTCCTCTTCAAAGCGAGAAGCGCTCGGAAAGTGGCACTAGATTTTATTCGCGAAACGAAGGGCTTATGAGAAGTTGGGATTTTTCCATCTGTTGGGAACACTGGAAATTGTATTAAATAAACACATGTGCCTTTTCACATTCTATTTCATAACCAATATGGAAGATAACGGTGCGCAGGTATATTTCATCGAAGAATATGATCCATGCTAAAGATCAATTgcttttaaattacatttcctTGCCACATACAAATTTTGGCACGGAAGTGTTCCAGTACGACTGGCAAAACAAACTTCACCAACAACGCGTTCGCTAGACGCTAGACCGACTCAGACGGTCGGCGGCGTAGAGAAGCGCCATCCTTCACACTTGATTAAATAACAGGCGTTCTTTCAATTGAATTCTTTTAACAACAACAGGCTCATTATTAGTTCCTTGTTCTGAGCGAAACAGGACAGTTCATTGATCACTGTTCGATAGATTGGTGTTGTAGGTACCATTAGTGATCGGGTTTCTTCCCCTATTCGGACACTGTgtgttctgtgtgtgtgcgctttatattcctttgttttatatcatcgTTTAAATTGACCCAAACCATTAGCACGCAAAATGTTTGAAGGTGAGAGTGGAACGAAGGTGTTGTTGTCTTCTTAAATGGTTCAACGAAATCCTTGAGAATATACGGGCGTTGTAAACACACCTGTCGTGCGCTGCAGTCTCGTGCGGTTGTTAGGGTAGCATTTTAACACTTCAGGCTTCACTTCTCGCTGGTTGCCGATTCTAATTGACACTGGCCGTCAAACATTTAGGCAAACAGATCATTGATGCAGACCATTCGATGACTCTAAGACGTCATAAGCGATCGGTGGACAATGGCTTATTGGCTATGGTTAAATTATGGAATGTCAGGGACTAATTTTATCTGTGTATAGATAAAAAAGACAATATTAAACGTTTTTGAATGATGGAGAATGGTGAATCTGCAACAGTGTCGAGTTCTAAGATTATTACAGTAGTAACAAAGGTACAATAACGTTCTTGTCGATTGATGGCAAATGACTCTTGTCGGTTGATGTCGAGACTAGTGAAAGAATTTCTTGTCTATAAACCATGCTTCATGATATTTCCAACATCAGAAACAACAGAACAGAAAGAACAGCAACGACTTCAGAATTTCATTTGAGTTTATGAATCGGTGAATACGTCACTTTATATAGTAGTCTTTACAGCTCTTAACAGATGATTGAAGAACATAGGCTTATGTTCTGAAACGAGGGAATAAATTTTGGCTTGAAACTCCCTCGCTTTTGTTAAGCCTATTTCATTAGCTTTCTATTgcaaatgttctacagcgtcCAACTAACCAATGTCTTGGTTTCTTCTAGTTTTCATCATCCCGCAGCGTGTGATCCTCGCCATCATGGGCTTCCTGGCGATCATGAACGCGTACACGATGCGAATCTCGCTGTCAATCGCCATCACGGAGATGGTGAACAAGACGGGCGGTGGCGGCGAGGAGGGCGAAAGTGGCGTCTGCCCGATCGACGAGAACGACAACCCGGACGACTTTACCGGCGGTGAGTTCGACTGGGATGAGGAGCTGCAGGGCATCATCCTGTCGTCGTTCTACTGGGGCTACGTCATCACGCACATCCCGGGCGGCATGTTGGCGGAGAAGTTCGGCGGCAAGTGGACGCTTAGTCTGGGCATCCTGTCGACGGCCTTCTTCACGCTGATCACCCCGTGGGCGGTGGAGCTCGGCGGCTCGACGGCGCTGATCGTTATCCGTGTGATGATGGGTTTGGGCGAAGGTACGACCTTCCCGGCGCTGAGTGCCCTGATGGCGACCTGGATCCCGGCGAAGGAGCGCAGCAAGCTGGGTTCGCTGGTGTTTGGCGGCGGTCAGGTCGGTACGATCCTCGGTAACCTGCTGTCCGGCGTGCTGCTGCACAACATCGACGGCTGGTCGTCGGTGTTTTACTTCTTCGGCGGCATGGGAGTTTTGTGGTTCGTGATCTTCGTAAGTATCTGCCTGCACAACTCTTGGCTCTGTGGTTTTCGAATTTGACTGACATGGTTTATTCTACAGACGCTCCTCTGCTACAGCGATCCCGAGTCGCATCCCTTCAtcagcgaaaaggaaaaggagtATCTGAAGCGTGAGCTGGGAACGCTCGAGCGCGACCGCACACTGCCACCTACCCCCTGGCGGTACATCCTCACGAGCGTACCGATGATGGCGCTGGTGTGCGCCCAGATTGGCCACGACTGGGGCTTCTTCATCATGGTCACCGATCTGCCCAAGTACATGAGCGATGTGCTGCGATTCTCGATCAAGGACAACGGGCTCTACTCGTCCCTGCCGTATCTGGTGATGTGGATCGTGTCGCTGTCGACCGGCGTCCTAAGCGACTGGCTGATCACGTCCGGCCGGATGACGATCACGTTTGGTCGGAAGCTGTTCACCACGATCGGTAAGAGGACGGAAGAAAGCACTCTCAACACTCATATCCTTACACACACGCGAGCTTTGATTAAAATATGGGAGGTTCATGAAGAAGCAAAGCAGTCGCCCAATTATTCAATCTTTTACAATCTCAACGTTGAAGCTCTCTTCTAAATATCAAAGCGTACCATACTTCTCAGGATTTGTTCAGTTTGATTTGAATCATTAGAGATAGGAGATTATAGGAGAGAGATAGTAACCTATAGCCTCGATCTtgctaaatattaaaaattcaagaCTTCCTCTTAGCAcactgaaatatttatttccttttttgcaaacaaatcggTGAATTTATTAAGTAAACTGAATTTGTGTTAAGATCTTTGAGGCAGAAATCGATCTTGTAGGCCCGAATACAAGTAAAAGTTTACGTCTAAGAGTCACAAGACCCAGTACTCTTTATGAATTAATTTCCCGGTCCGTTATTCACCATATTCCGTGACGTACTTCCTCCGCAAGCTGCTCAGCTCAGTTTGATTGAAATCATCAGTTCCTACCAAATGACCCATTGAAAACTCTCCTTCAGTAGCGATTAATTGttgaccaccatcatcatcatctccgCATTCCAATTACAGCGTCGATCGGACCGGCCTGCTTCATCGTCGGCGCGTCGTACGCCGGCTGCGAGAAGGCGGTGGTGGTCATGCTGTTCACCTTCGCCATGGGCCTCATGGGCACGTTCTACCCGGGCATGAAGGTGAACCCGCTCGATCTGAGCCCCAACTACGCCGGCACGCTGATGGCCATCACCAACGGCATCGGTGCCATCACCGGCATCATCGCACCGTACGTCGTCGGCGTGATGACACCCAACGTAAGTAGATCCACACACCGGAAGTCGAAGTCGTGGGGAGCGGGAGGAGGAGTGTAGAGGGAGGGAGTGTTTGTTATTGGATTTTTGCGAACGATCGTTAACCGTTTCCGCTCGACTACGGATGgcgcttttttgtgtgtgaatCACCGTTTCGCAACAATTCGCTCGACAGGGCGGGGATTTCGGTGCATTTGTTTTGACCGTTTGCACATCGATTGCGAAAGGCCAAACAAGCTTACTTTTGCACGCTAACGTCAATCAATAACGATTTCTAATAATTTATCTTTGTCCTTCCCAATTTTAGCATACCCTCGATGAATGGCGGATCGTCTTCTGGATCTCGTTCGCCGTCTTCAACGTCACCAATCTGGCGTACATTCTGTGGGCATCGGGCGAGGTGCAGCCCTGGAATACGCCCCATCTGATGAACAAATCGGTCGAGGCGGGCGACTCGAACTCGTCCGACAAGGCGCTTGCCGAGCCGCGCAAAAGCGACCAAACACTTGGTGCCATAAAGCAGTGAGGAGAAGGGCGGGAGGATATGAGACGCGAGCGGACACCTCATCCATTGTTGCGCCCACAGGCAGAACCAGAGCAGGTCTCGAGAAGGACAACACAGCCGGATAGCGGACCGGAAGATATCCCCGCAGAAGGATGAACCTCTTTTTGTTTGCGAGTGATAACCAAACTTCTCAGTGAAGAACACGCAGGGGAACGACCCAAGGGTACACTAGAAACGGGGCGATCTTTAAActgtttcttattttattaaatatatttacaTACATTATTGTTAACACACGCCGTAGCGCCGCTAACGACCGTCGGGTTAATAGTTAATCCGACCCGTAGGCCACGCGACGGTTTATTCCACTGTAAAACCCGTATTGCCCCATTCGGCGCGATAAGATACCGTGTTCCGAGTGTGCGAGTTTATTTATAGCACTTGTCAGGCGATAGGATACG
Coding sequences within:
- the LOC131262456 gene encoding putative inorganic phosphate cotransporter isoform X2, which translates into the protein MFSPKAGPSGERTPLLSGKLLGPVVIVEEKIVQEYREIVLPENFHSSYRHRWLECLSRVFIIPQRVILAIMGFLAIMNAYTMRISLSIAITEMVNKTGGGGEEGESGVCPIDENDNPDDFTGGEFDWDEELQGIILSSFYWGYVITHIPGGMLAEKFGGKWTLSLGILSTAFFTLITPWAVELGGSTALIVIRVMMGLGEGTTFPALSALMATWIPAKERSKLGSLVFGGGQVGTILGNLLSGVLLHNIDGWSSVFYFFGGMGVLWFVIFTLLCYSDPESHPFISEKEKEYLKRELGTLERDRTLPPTPWRYILTSVPMMALVCAQIGHDWGFFIMVTDLPKYMSDVLRFSIKDNGLYSSLPYLVMWIVSLSTGVLSDWLITSGRMTITFGRKLFTTIASIGPACFIVGASYAGCEKAVVVMLFTFAMGLMGTFYPGMKVNPLDLSPNYAGTLMAITNGIGAITGIIAPYVVGVMTPNHTLDEWRIVFWISFAVFNVTNLAYILWASGEVQPWNTPHLMNKSVEAGDSNSSDKALAEPRKSDQTLGAIKQ
- the LOC131262456 gene encoding putative inorganic phosphate cotransporter isoform X1 produces the protein MFSPKAGPSGERTPLLSGKLLGPVVIVEEKIVQGPIAIFEEHHAVTEEYREIVLPENFHSSYRHRWLECLSRVFIIPQRVILAIMGFLAIMNAYTMRISLSIAITEMVNKTGGGGEEGESGVCPIDENDNPDDFTGGEFDWDEELQGIILSSFYWGYVITHIPGGMLAEKFGGKWTLSLGILSTAFFTLITPWAVELGGSTALIVIRVMMGLGEGTTFPALSALMATWIPAKERSKLGSLVFGGGQVGTILGNLLSGVLLHNIDGWSSVFYFFGGMGVLWFVIFTLLCYSDPESHPFISEKEKEYLKRELGTLERDRTLPPTPWRYILTSVPMMALVCAQIGHDWGFFIMVTDLPKYMSDVLRFSIKDNGLYSSLPYLVMWIVSLSTGVLSDWLITSGRMTITFGRKLFTTIASIGPACFIVGASYAGCEKAVVVMLFTFAMGLMGTFYPGMKVNPLDLSPNYAGTLMAITNGIGAITGIIAPYVVGVMTPNHTLDEWRIVFWISFAVFNVTNLAYILWASGEVQPWNTPHLMNKSVEAGDSNSSDKALAEPRKSDQTLGAIKQ